A window of the Candidatus Lokiarchaeota archaeon genome harbors these coding sequences:
- a CDS encoding ribulose 1,5-bisphosphate carboxylase: MDRIPLEAMPDAMPDALDFEKYVIGTYYVGLPPFMDARDVAHAAAIEQSTGTWTMVPGETVEVRKRHVAKVIGIYEVPYYEYSKPSDLKRREYIIQVAFPHENFGPQIPMLLSTVIGNISMGGRIKCLDLRFPKSWLKEFSGPKFGMKGLRKLLGVKERPLLNNMIKPCVYTSAEMGAELFYEAAVGGSDIIKDDELLADPHFNTLEERVTLFMEAADRADEEKGEKTLYTANITDRVPKVLENAERAQEYGANALMVNFLAVGYSAFRAVCEDESTKVPVLGHMDIAGALYESPISGIASNLVIGKLPRLCGSDITVFPAPYGKAPILKERFLGMAHEMTMPLQHIEQSAPMPSGGISQGMVEEVMEDLGPDIVIGSGGAIHAHPDGPKAGAMAFRQAIDAKMEDIPVGKYAKEHEELKVALESWGSGKTGFAL, translated from the coding sequence ATGGATAGGATCCCGCTTGAGGCAATGCCCGATGCAATGCCGGATGCACTGGATTTTGAGAAATATGTTATAGGAACATACTATGTAGGCCTACCTCCCTTCATGGATGCACGAGATGTGGCTCATGCAGCCGCCATTGAGCAATCGACTGGCACTTGGACAATGGTACCTGGTGAAACGGTTGAAGTGAGGAAACGGCACGTGGCAAAGGTGATTGGCATATACGAAGTACCGTACTATGAATACAGCAAACCCAGCGACTTGAAACGCCGAGAGTACATCATTCAAGTAGCATTTCCCCACGAGAATTTTGGCCCTCAGATTCCGATGTTGTTGAGCACAGTTATTGGGAACATCTCCATGGGTGGGCGCATCAAGTGCTTGGACTTGCGTTTTCCGAAGAGCTGGCTCAAGGAGTTTTCTGGCCCGAAATTTGGTATGAAAGGACTGCGAAAGCTCCTCGGTGTGAAAGAACGCCCCCTTCTTAACAACATGATCAAGCCATGTGTGTACACTTCTGCGGAAATGGGTGCAGAGCTTTTCTATGAAGCTGCAGTAGGTGGATCAGATATCATAAAGGATGACGAACTGCTTGCTGATCCACACTTCAATACTTTGGAAGAACGGGTCACACTCTTCATGGAAGCCGCAGATAGAGCTGACGAGGAAAAGGGGGAGAAAACTCTCTATACCGCAAATATCACCGACCGCGTCCCAAAGGTCCTTGAAAACGCTGAACGAGCACAAGAATACGGCGCTAACGCGCTTATGGTCAATTTCCTAGCTGTTGGATATTCTGCCTTCAGAGCCGTATGTGAGGATGAATCGACGAAGGTACCAGTTCTTGGTCACATGGATATTGCTGGTGCTCTGTATGAATCTCCGATTTCTGGGATTGCGTCAAACTTGGTCATTGGCAAGCTACCCCGTCTATGCGGCTCGGATATCACGGTTTTTCCAGCTCCCTACGGGAAGGCTCCAATTCTAAAGGAGCGTTTTCTCGGCATGGCACACGAGATGACCATGCCTCTTCAGCACATCGAACAGAGTGCTCCCATGCCAAGTGGAGGCATTTCCCAAGGAATGGTTGAAGAAGTAATGGAAGATCTTGGCCCAGATATTGTGATTGGCTCTGGTGGAGCAATCCATGCACATCCTGATGGTCCAAAAGCAGGAGCGATGGCCTTCAGGCAAGCTATCGACGCTAAGATGGAGGATATTCCTGTTGGAAAGTACGCCAAGGAACATGAAGAACTGAAAGTTGCGTTGGAATCTTGGGGCTCTGGTAAGACCGGTTTTGCACTGTAA
- a CDS encoding formate--tetrahydrofolate ligase: protein MIHISEVAEKARINEKYLEPYGRHMAKIDLSIREELGERKGKLILVTATNPTSAGEGKTTNSIGLSMALNALGHNAVVTLREPSLGPVFGIKGGATGGGQSKVLPSDKINLSFTADFPAITSAHNLLSALIDNHIHRTTDVGIDGRRVYWPRALDMNDRALRKVVVGLGGKSGGYPREDTFVITAASEIMAILALSKDYDDLKKRLGNILVSRDLDLNEVYARDLNAEGAMAVLLSDALKPNLVQTSEGTPAIIHTGPFANIAHGTNSIVAIDLALRLFDYVVVEAGFGADLGAEKFFNIVTRAGEFGVDATVLLTSIRALKKHGDGELKKGFSNLEAHAENLDEFGVPFVVTLNRFPDDTDEDIAELRKFCESKGWTMEVSEVFAKGSDGGKDFAKSVLDAVEKESTLNYTYNLDDDIKTKIEKLAKSVYGADDVIYSGNAGGEIWSLENRGHGDLPICVAKTQFSLSDDSKLLGKPEDFRVNVRGADVSAGAGFVIVYMGDVMLMPGLPKKPAAEDMDIDSNGNRQGVM, encoded by the coding sequence ATGATTCACATATCAGAAGTAGCGGAGAAAGCCAGGATTAATGAAAAGTATCTTGAGCCCTACGGAAGGCACATGGCCAAAATAGACTTGAGCATACGAGAAGAACTTGGTGAACGGAAGGGCAAGCTAATCCTTGTTACAGCAACGAATCCTACAAGCGCCGGAGAGGGAAAAACGACCAATTCCATCGGATTATCGATGGCTCTCAATGCATTGGGCCACAATGCGGTTGTGACGCTTAGAGAGCCTTCTCTGGGACCTGTATTTGGCATCAAGGGTGGTGCCACAGGTGGCGGGCAATCGAAGGTTCTTCCATCAGACAAAATCAACCTATCATTTACAGCTGATTTTCCAGCAATAACCTCAGCGCACAATCTGCTTTCTGCTTTGATTGACAATCATATACATCGAACCACGGATGTAGGCATCGACGGTAGACGAGTTTATTGGCCGCGGGCACTTGATATGAATGATCGTGCTCTTAGAAAGGTCGTTGTTGGGCTTGGCGGAAAGTCAGGAGGGTATCCACGAGAGGACACATTCGTCATTACAGCAGCATCAGAAATCATGGCAATTCTTGCTCTTTCAAAAGACTATGACGACTTGAAGAAACGGCTCGGAAACATACTGGTTTCAAGAGATTTGGATTTGAATGAGGTCTACGCAAGGGATTTGAACGCTGAAGGAGCCATGGCAGTTCTGTTGAGTGATGCACTCAAACCTAACCTAGTTCAGACCTCCGAAGGAACTCCAGCCATTATTCACACTGGACCGTTTGCCAATATTGCTCATGGCACGAATTCTATCGTGGCTATCGACCTTGCGCTTCGCCTTTTTGATTACGTCGTAGTGGAGGCAGGATTTGGTGCGGATCTAGGAGCCGAGAAATTCTTCAATATTGTGACGCGCGCAGGGGAATTTGGGGTCGATGCTACTGTGCTGCTAACGTCAATTAGAGCCCTCAAGAAACATGGTGACGGTGAGCTCAAGAAGGGCTTTTCGAACCTAGAGGCTCACGCAGAAAATCTTGATGAGTTTGGGGTGCCATTCGTTGTTACGTTGAATCGCTTTCCAGATGACACCGACGAAGACATTGCTGAACTGAGAAAGTTCTGCGAATCGAAGGGGTGGACCATGGAGGTTTCAGAGGTCTTTGCAAAGGGTAGCGATGGGGGCAAGGATTTCGCCAAGAGCGTACTTGATGCTGTAGAAAAAGAAAGCACTCTGAACTACACATACAATCTTGATGATGACATAAAGACCAAAATCGAGAAGCTGGCCAAGTCAGTGTATGGTGCAGATGATGTCATATACTCAGGCAACGCGGGAGGGGAAATCTGGTCACTAGAAAATCGTGGCCATGGTGATTTGCCCATCTGTGTTGCGAAAACACAGTTCAGCCTCTCAGATGACTCGAAGTTACTTGGAAAACCTGAGGATTTCAGAGTGAATGTACGAGGAGCAGATGTTAGTGCTGGAGCGGGTTTTGTTATTGTGTATATGGGAGACGTAATGCTCATGCCGGGATTGCCTAAGAAACCCGCCGCTGAAGACATGGACATCGATAGTAATGGCAATAGGCAAGGTGTAATGTAA
- a CDS encoding bifunctional methylenetetrahydrofolate dehydrogenase/methenyltetrahydrofolate cyclohydrolase (catalyzes the formation of 5,10-methenyltetrahydrofolate from 5,10-methylenetetrahydrofolate and subsequent formation of 10-formyltetrahydrofolate from 5,10-methenyltetrahydrofolate) has protein sequence MSLDFTPDCFCDGKVIDGRALSKQIRGKIEEEVERLTELHQLRPKLTTILVGDDAASKKYIKYKQKACKNVGILSENFNLPGDIQEDELIEKIEELNQDNKVHGILVQLPLPRHIDKENIIGAIDPDKDVDGFAPRNIYRLFHGGEMLAAATPQGIVTMLDHLDVKLKGLQAVVINRSIIVGKPLIFLLLNRDLTVSVCHSKTEDLKRHTTNADVLITAVGLRESKEDPYFITADMVKEGVVVIDVASPYGDCDFDEVKKKAKYITPVPGGVGPMTITMLLKNVLTAYAYQTAQANVLATDAIDYGSYTT, from the coding sequence ATGTCGCTTGACTTCACTCCGGACTGTTTTTGTGATGGCAAAGTCATTGATGGGCGAGCCCTGTCCAAGCAGATTCGTGGCAAAATAGAGGAGGAAGTTGAGCGGTTAACTGAGCTTCATCAACTGCGGCCGAAATTGACAACCATACTTGTAGGAGACGACGCTGCATCGAAGAAATATATCAAATACAAACAGAAAGCGTGCAAGAACGTAGGTATTCTCTCCGAAAACTTCAATCTGCCAGGAGATATACAAGAAGATGAGCTCATCGAGAAAATCGAGGAATTGAATCAGGACAACAAGGTTCACGGAATTCTTGTCCAGCTTCCCCTTCCGAGACATATTGACAAAGAGAATATCATCGGGGCTATAGACCCCGACAAAGACGTGGATGGTTTTGCACCACGGAATATCTACAGACTGTTCCATGGCGGAGAAATGTTAGCAGCAGCTACACCTCAGGGAATCGTGACCATGCTTGATCACCTAGACGTGAAGCTGAAAGGCCTGCAAGCAGTGGTTATCAATAGATCAATCATCGTAGGCAAACCACTCATCTTCTTGCTCCTCAACCGTGACCTCACCGTTTCGGTATGCCACTCCAAAACTGAGGATTTGAAGAGGCACACAACGAATGCGGACGTGTTGATAACAGCCGTCGGTCTTCGTGAATCAAAAGAAGACCCATACTTCATCACTGCAGATATGGTCAAAGAGGGCGTAGTGGTCATTGATGTAGCATCACCTTACGGTGACTGTGACTTTGACGAGGTCAAGAAGAAAGCCAAATACATCACCCCGGTACCAGGGGGCGTTGGGCCAATGACAATCACAATGCTCCTCAAGAATGTATTAACCGCCTACGCCTACCAGACAGCGCAAGCAAATGTTCTCGCCACTGATGCCATTGACTACGGATCCTATACCACCTAA
- the ftcD gene encoding glutamate formimidoyltransferase produces the protein MFSPLMPLTTDPIPPKGLQSSSGLWNNPKPFFGVAFVGCIRSDKRVTLKVKVIECVPNFSEGRDKEVIDAIGDAIKSVEGVRLLDVEFDPDHNRSVFTFIGAPENVKEAAHEAADVAVEKIDMREHKGGHPRMGAVDVVPFIPLHGTTIGECIELSKEFGEEFAAKHDVPVYLYAESATRPEREELPNIRQGEYELLSEKIGEDSTKEPDFGPNKINPKAGATATGARHYLIAFNMNLNTTDVEVAKECANAVRATTGGFVYVQGIGLDLPEKGMVQVSCNLIHPKRTKIHQVLEVVKNEAKRFGATVVETEIIGMVPLFALLDALDYYLQPERLDEDMILDLYYLGGTDDPTEKSFSEMSLIEFSDAVRRARATPGGGSVAAAMGAFGSALVCMVTGLSLTGRKFAAIKQEMLDVRHDTETERGELMGLVEEDSEAFDQVMAKYKMKAESEEEKKEKEKQIQEATKNAAEVPLETMRRSYNALENAVPAAKKGNINAVTDAGVAAHALMAAIEGAALNVRINLDSIEDESYVKKTRKEVEDLIEKGKETKAEVLELVEKRMKEMAEQ, from the coding sequence ATGTTCTCGCCACTGATGCCATTGACTACGGATCCTATACCACCTAAAGGGCTTCAGTCCTCATCGGGTTTATGGAACAATCCCAAACCCTTTTTTGGCGTTGCCTTTGTCGGATGCATAAGAAGCGACAAAAGGGTGACTCTGAAAGTGAAAGTGATAGAATGTGTGCCCAACTTTAGTGAAGGGCGGGACAAAGAAGTTATTGATGCTATAGGTGATGCGATTAAGAGTGTGGAAGGAGTCAGACTGCTAGATGTGGAATTTGATCCTGACCACAATCGTTCAGTCTTCACCTTCATCGGCGCCCCGGAGAATGTCAAAGAAGCTGCTCACGAGGCTGCTGATGTGGCTGTTGAAAAGATAGACATGCGCGAGCACAAGGGTGGTCATCCCCGAATGGGCGCAGTGGACGTAGTGCCATTCATTCCTCTTCACGGCACGACCATTGGTGAATGCATAGAACTCTCAAAAGAATTCGGCGAAGAGTTTGCAGCAAAACACGATGTACCAGTGTACCTGTATGCGGAATCTGCAACAAGGCCCGAACGGGAAGAGCTTCCTAATATCAGACAAGGTGAGTATGAACTCCTGAGTGAGAAAATCGGAGAAGATTCGACAAAGGAGCCAGACTTTGGGCCTAACAAAATCAATCCCAAAGCAGGAGCTACTGCTACAGGAGCACGGCACTACCTTATCGCCTTCAACATGAACTTGAATACCACCGACGTGGAAGTGGCAAAGGAATGTGCGAATGCGGTCCGTGCCACGACAGGTGGCTTTGTCTATGTTCAGGGTATCGGGCTTGATTTGCCTGAGAAAGGCATGGTACAGGTCTCCTGTAATCTAATCCATCCCAAACGAACCAAAATCCATCAGGTACTGGAAGTCGTCAAGAACGAAGCTAAGAGATTCGGAGCTACCGTAGTAGAAACAGAAATCATCGGCATGGTTCCACTGTTTGCTCTGCTCGACGCACTCGATTACTACCTGCAACCTGAGCGTCTTGACGAGGATATGATTCTTGACCTCTATTATCTCGGAGGCACCGACGACCCCACCGAGAAATCCTTCTCGGAAATGTCGCTTATCGAGTTCAGCGATGCTGTTAGACGAGCCCGTGCAACTCCGGGAGGTGGCAGCGTTGCGGCAGCAATGGGGGCCTTTGGCAGTGCGCTTGTGTGTATGGTGACTGGTTTGTCACTCACAGGGCGCAAGTTCGCAGCTATCAAACAGGAAATGCTTGATGTTCGTCACGATACAGAGACCGAACGGGGAGAGCTGATGGGGCTAGTGGAGGAAGACTCTGAGGCATTCGATCAGGTCATGGCGAAGTACAAGATGAAAGCAGAAAGCGAAGAAGAGAAGAAAGAGAAAGAGAAACAGATTCAAGAAGCCACCAAGAACGCCGCAGAGGTTCCACTTGAGACAATGCGACGGTCATACAATGCTCTTGAGAATGCAGTACCAGCAGCCAAGAAGGGGAATATCAATGCAGTCACAGATGCAGGAGTTGCAGCTCATGCACTCATGGCAGCAATCGAAGGTGCTGCTCTCAATGTCCGCATCAACTTGGACAGCATTGAAGATGAGTCATACGTCAAAAAGACCCGAAAAGAAGTAGAAGATCTCATAGAAAAGGGCAAGGAAACCAAGGCAGAAGTTCTAGAACTTGTCGAAAAGAGAATGAAGGAAATGGCGGAGCAATAG